DNA sequence from the Callospermophilus lateralis isolate mCalLat2 chromosome 2, mCalLat2.hap1, whole genome shotgun sequence genome:
GGGGGTGGTGGGTGATACATGGCACAATGTCTCCTGGAGAGACTGGCCTCTGACCAGCTGTCCTTGGAAGCACAGTGGGTGCCTCAATGATAAGGGCCAGGCTTTAGTCACcatcctcctcctcagccctccACAGCCTTGGCCGTGGATTTTCAGAAAGTGTAGCTCTGATCTGGGGGGAAAGGGGAGAGATTTTTAAGAACAGTGAGACAAGCTTATCTGGAATAAAGTTCAAATTTTCAggcaagagaatttttaaaataaaacacaatttATAGTCTTTCCCCAGAGATAGCCACTGTTGATATTTGGTTGCTTATCTTTCCAGAAAGTTTTCTTTGAAAATAGGATTGTGTTGTAATGTGGTTTTATAGCTGGTTCTTTTTCACATTACATCATGGATATAGTTCCATATTAATAAATGTTCTATCACATCATTTCCAAGGCTGCAGAATGTCTCTTCCACAGATAGAGCAGAATTCACCTCGTCAGCCTTCCAGTATTTGATAACGAGGTGATTATCTGTATCACCACTGCTCAAGGCCTTGGGCATCTCTGTAATCAAATCTTTGCACAGGCCCTTGATTAATTCCATGGAATAGATTTCCAGTTCTGAGTCAAGGCTATGAACACTTTAAGGTTTTTGATAATGATTGAAGTTCTGTTTGTGATGCTGGAATTCAGGGTCTCCTCAAAGATCAGTGGAGAAAATGTTCTCATGGCTTTGAAGTCAGCTGtaacccttcctctctctctaatTGGTTTGCAGAAATAAGGCCAACCACCTCTTACACAGTCCTTAACTGGGCACTGGGCCTACCTAAAAGTCTCGCTCCTCTTAGCTTTCTTTTCACAAGAGAAAATTGAGGCTTGTGGGATGCAGCACAGCTGGAATTCCCGTCTTAATAAGCAGCAGATCTGGGTTCGTGAGCTCCACAGCTTGGCTCCAGGATCTACATCTGGTTCTGGGAAGTTGGTTGATTCTGTCTCCAAAGACATCATTAATGTCGTCCCCTTTTGTCCTCTCCACCCTCAGCTCACTAATGTCACACATCACCGTCACCTAACTGGCCTTCCATTTCCAGTCTTGTCCCTCTCAGTCTGTCCTCTGCTCTGAAGCTGGAATGCCACTTGAAACATGGAAATAGTGTCACAGATCAGGTCACCTCCCCGAAAGAAATTCAGATGCTTCCTGAGCTTCAAGCCCCACCTCCTGCCCTTCTCTGGCTGCACTTCTTCATTGCTCATCACTCATTACACATCTCCTTGCCTCACTAGCTCCAAGTGCCAAGAGGTCAAAGACGGGTTGATTTTGCCCACTGATGCAATGCCttgcacagtgcctggcatacagtaagcactcaataactatgaatgaatgaatggtccACTGAATAAAGCACTGGTACAGTGCTTTGGTCAAGTGCTTCTGTTAGGGCTGAGCCATCTTATATTGCTTATCCTCATTTCCTTCTGCCCTGTGTGGTACAGTGACTGAGTTTCTAGAAGAAAACCAGGACGCCATGGGTGAGAGAGTAAGTAGGTTCTGCTCCAGGTGTCCGGTCAGTCAGGGGAGATGAGGCCATATCAGGGATCCAAGGGACTCACAGCCCCCAAAGCTCCCCTTGCATAGTTCCCAGTTCTTACCATTAGAGTCTTATGGCTGTAAAGAACCAGTAAAAGGAGAGCACTTCTGCCTAGCCAACAGCACACACCTGGCTTGTGGGTAAGTGGATGCAGTGTTGTTTCTGTGACAACAGCATGGTGGTGGACTTGGAATCCAAAGACTCGGGTCCCAGTGTCACCAGAACCAGCTAGGTGGCTTGGGGTGAGTCACTTATCTCCATCTGCAAAGTGAGTGGTTAGGAGGGAGAAGTGGTTTTTAAACCTTCCCCCACCAAAAAACTCAGCTATTTAAATAATTGAAAGGACCAAGATGAGAAATAGATAACAAGCCAAGCATTTCGATTTGaaacagggaagcagggctgggGCTGCTCCCTTCTGACTGCTCTCCTTAAGTCCCCAAGGCTGACAGGATGGCCAGCTGTGGGACTGGAAGATCTCAGCGCTGGCTGGCTGTGTTCTAAGAACAAAGCAGAAGGCAGCAAGGTTTGCCAGCTGTGTGGGCACGGTAAGAGATCAGGAGAGGACAAGGGGGCCAGAGGAGGCAGGCGTGCAGAGTTTTAGACCGTGAACCAGGTGAATTTTGCAGCAATAGAAGCACAGGGCAGGCAGCCCTTTTGTGCAAGGAAGAGATTCCAGCCATTTGAGAAAAGAAATGAGGGGAGAGGAACCCCCGGAGGACTCACTTACCCTTTCCATGATCCAGAAGGGAAATCACCACCCCTGCCTTTCCAGGTCAGGGACCTCAGGTCTGGAAAGAACCGCCCACAATCACGCAAATACTTGGTTTCCAAGTTCAATTGGTTGCCACACCCCAGGTGTGTGTGGGGGAAACTCGGTCCCCAACCTCCCAGCCGCCACCTAGCAGCTCTCTGGCCTTGGCACCAGGCAGGTGCGCTCAACAGGCTGCAGCCTGGGCCACCTGGCAGCTCCAGGTGCTGTGATCTTGCTGCCATGGAGACGGCCCCGGGCTTGGTGGTGAGAAGGCAGTTTCCCAAAGCTTTGTGGATTCAGGAGAGGGAGAGACCAGAACCTCAGGCACTTGTGAGTATTCTGCCTGATCCCGCTGCAGTCCGCACAAGCCCAGGTGGGTGTCTTGATGGTTTCCCTGGACAAAGCAGGGTGGGGGATCCAAGAGATGCCGAGTGCCAGGGAGAGGCTCTGTGAGGGCTGATCTGGGGGCCTGAGCGCGAGGTCCCAGATCAAGGGGAAAAGTTTTCCCAGTGGCCTCTTCATCAGGCCAAGGAGCGGCCAGGCAGCTCTGGAGGGTTGGCCCTCTAGACCAGGGGGAGGAGGAAAGGAGGCCTGGCATTTGCTCCCACAGGAAGGACAGACAGGGAATTGACAAAGACTGTCTCGCCCTGGTCAGAGATTTAAGGGAAGGGAGAATCTGTCCTCTAGCAAAACCCCAACCATGGTTCACCCTCTTCTGACTTCAGGGCAGTCAAGGGCCAACACGGTGACCACAAGGAACATTTCCAAAGCCATCCACAAAGCCAGGGTGCAGTTCCCTCCACTGCCAGTTCATCTGGTGCTTTTGGTTGGGGTGGTGGTGACTCAGGCCTTCATCTTGACGCAGGGGAAGCTGTGTACATAGACTTAGCTGAATGGCTTAGAAACAAGGTGCTCTGGAAGAAAACACTTTTGAACCTAAGCTGCTTCTGTAAAATGGGACTGAACAGAACGCCACAGAACTCTGAGCCTCAGACCAAGCTGAGGGACAGAGCTTCACGGGTGTACCTTTGCTCCTTTTTCCTGCCAGGACATCCCCTGTGAGGCCTCCCAGTGTGGTCTGAGGATGACCGAGCCCCAGGGCCGGGAGCTTGAGGCTGAGTGTCCTGTCTGCTGGAATCCCTTCAACAACACGTTCCATACCCCCAAAGTGCTGGACTGCTGCCACTCCTTCTGTGTGGAATGCCTGGCCCACCTCAGCCTGGTGACTCCGGCCCGGCGCCGCTTGCTGTGCCCACTCTGTCGCCAGCCCACAGTGCTGGCCTCCGGGCAGCCCGTCACTGACTTGCCCACGGACACTGCCATGCTAAGCCTGCTCCGCCTGGAGCCCCACCACGTCATCCTGGAGGGCCGGCAGCTCTGTCTCAAGGACCAGCCTAAGAGCCGCTACTTCCTGCGCCAGCCTCGGGTCTACACACTGGACCTAGGCCTCGAGCCTGGGAACCTGACTGCACCTTCCCAGGACACTGCCCCGGCCACCAGGCCTATGcccatccccatccccagccACTATTCTCTGAGGGAGTGTTTCCGCCACCCTCAGTTCCGCATCTTTGCCTACTTGATGGCTGTCATCCTCAGTGTCACTCTGCTGCTCATCTTTTCCATCTTTTGGACCAAGCAGTTCCTTTGGGGCGTGGGCTGAGCACTCTGTTTCTGGAGGAGGAACCAGGCCTTTCTCAGTGGCTGCTGGGGCGGGGGATGCAGAGCCTCATTTGgtgttgtcttcctttgtagtatTTATGATCCAGAGATGGGCCCTGTTTGCTTCTGGGAGCAGAGAAGGCCCTACCGTGGGTGCATGTGGGCGGGGTTGGGGGATGAAGCGAAGGGCTGGGAGGCATGCAGAGCTCTGAGTGTGAACCAGGGGTTGTATGGCTACAGAGCCACATAGCAAGTTGTGCCAAAGGGCTGGACAATGGTATCCAGCGACCTGACTAGTCCAAATAGCAAGCTGTACCTCTCCCTGGAGCTGTTTTGGACTCagttcatgttttattttttattttatttgctctttTCATTATGTGTTGCTAAAATGTTTGGAAAGTAAGTTTGAATTCTGTGAGAAAATGTGCTTTTCTCCCCTTTTCAGCTTTTTCCTTGGATGTCTTTCCACCAGTCCCAGTAAAAAATGGTCTGCATTCCTTAAttccttcatttattcattctacaACCTTTAATTGGGCTGGTGCTGAGTGCAGAAGGGAAGAAAAGTGTAAGATTACCCACTGGTGGCTGATGGCCCCCAGCAGCAGGGAAGACGCACTGTCAGCTGCTTCTTACACAGGATAACCTCTTGTCAGCGTGCAGTTCATGGAGTGCTGGGAGATAAGAGTCTAAAGGTGAAAAAAGCCAAGATCAGTGGATTAGGAATCTGGGatttgggctggagttgtagttcagtagtagagcatttgcctagcatgtgtgaggcgctgggtttgatcctcagcaccacataaaaataaattaaggtattgtgtccatctacaactaaaaaataaatacatttaaaatattcttaaaaagaaaaagaatctggGATTTGGGGCtgtggatgttgctcagtggggaAGCACTTACCTAGAatttgcaaggccctggattcaatccccagcaccataaataagtaaataaatatgggTTTACAGGCCTTTATTCTCTCTGTGGGTGCAGAGGTCTGATTAAATGGTGCAGGGTACAGCTCTGACTCCCTCCTGGAAGTACTGGGATTCTGGCCTCAGAAGGTAGGATGCAGCCCTGGACAGAGGCAAAACTTTACTCCCATCCCAGGCCTGCTGTGGGGGACCTATTTCTTACATGAAGAAACCAAGAACCCAGGAACTAGAATTTGAAGCTAGAGCCGATGCCTTGCAGTGTCTAAAACCCTCATTTCTGCTTTTCTAGTTTTAGTTTGCCTGGTGGCCCAGAGCTCTGAAACAATCCCAAAGTGGTTAACACACCATCACAATTACAAAAAGTTGGCGTTTTGAGTTTCTTTTAATTGGTGAAATAAACTGTCAGAACTTGAGTCAGTTTTACTTGGTCTAAATCATGTTCAGTTTAATGGAAGTATCCTCTATAAATCCTTGTTAAGGGTCTTATTGTACAAGATATTCCAAAAGAgccaagaaatatatttttagtaaaaACAACAGTTTTCAGCTCCAATTTGTAGAAAAATTCTCCATTACCAAACTGGAAAACTGCCTACGTAACCCGCCAGGGACTAGCAATCTCCTCTCCATTGGTGTCCTTCTGAGATAATTACACTGAGGCTGGGACTGTACCTCTCCCAGTTGAATTCATTTCTCTACTCATCTTTGCTCCTTAACTTTGCAGCAGGTAAGTTAGGCAATGATCTCACCATATTTTCCAAGATGGGTGGGCCAAAGTGGCTCAGGGCAGGGGACAGAGAGAGGAGGTGGGAAGAGCCAGGGAGGAGCATCTGCCTATTCACTAGGGCATATGGGTCTAATTGTCATCCCCTGAAACCAAGGCTGTGCCATTTTGGCTACCTTGTTCAAGGTCACTCAAAATAGAACTTACATTCTTGGAGTGGTTGATACACCACCAAATAAGACCTAATTTTGGGTTATTTTGGGTAGGGAAGGAATATAATACCTAATATTATAGTGTCTTCTAGTTTCACATTCAGTAGCTCTAACCTTGGGGTAGTCCTGTCTTCTCAGGGAGGCATTTGGAAACATTGTGGGAGCATCTTTGGTATGCAATGAAGGGGGTGGGCTGCGCTTCTGCATTTAGTGCAGAGAAGAGGGACACTGAGACCTGCTGTTTCTTATGATGGTTCTATGCAAGGAAAGATCTATTTCAAAATGCAAACAGTTATCCTGTTGAGCAGTACCCAACAGGCTCCTGTGAAGTTCATGAGGTAGAAGTGGGAAAACTGCCTCCATTTGGTGTGAAGTCAGAGATGAAGTCACTTAACAGGGCAGTACACAAGGTAGAGTTAAAAAGATGATCCACAGAGGAAAAAGGTAATGCTGGCTGCACTGGACTTGTAGCCAGTGTGGCCAACCTACTCAAGAAAGCCTGTGGAATCTTTATAAGATGAAATGGTCAGACAGATAAGGGTTCAGATTCAGGTTTATAACTTACTAGCCGGATAACTTTGGTGAGTCACTTCTTGGAGCTGCAGTTTTGCCTATAAAAAGGGAATAAGAAACTCATATGGTCATGAGGACTACTGAGATATCTGAATGTGCTGGCACACTGACGCGGTAGGGAGTAAGTGTTCTGCTCTGTGGTGGCCATGATATTCAGCTCAGCATTATCATGAAATGCCACTCCTGGCTTTGTGTTTCTCTATTACTTTCTTATAATGGTGTTTGAAGAAATGGATATTCTACCAGATATTTGTTCTATTAAAGGCTTAGatgaaatatttttaacccaacCATCACCTCATGAACCACcaccaaaaagcaaacaaacaggcAAGTCCAAGGGAATAGTAAGATTTACACCTGAGAAACTGCAAACCACTGTTAGTGTGCCATGCCCAAGCTGCATGGGGTACACTCATGTCCATCATTTTACAAAAATGGTGATGGAAAGTTTTTTTCAAGGCAAACTACAAAGAAAACAGAACTATTAAACAACAACGCAGGGCCATGAGGACAGACCCAAGAATTCAGAGGCTTAACAACTGAACAGGAAATGCATCGATTTGGTTATAAATGAAATCAGATTAAAAACAGCATGTTTAGCTACATATCACATATTCTTAATTTGCAGAATAGAGCCAAAGCCACTCTCAACCTCTCTGGATGGGCAAATGAAAGGATTTTGAACATTCATGGAGAAACCATTATATTAGCCCTTGTTTAATTCTTCCTTATTATGCTTTTCTTCCAAATTCCTCTTTTTATGTGAATTTACCAATTTCAGAGGCCAGAAAATATATACCTGCGGTAAAAAGGTGAAGGCAATCACTACATGTCCAACTAGTAAGAATTATGGAGCCCACGCACAGTTTACTGGTGATAAGGCCAACAGTCCCCTATTAACAAAGCTAAGAGTGCTGATTAAGGAGAAATTGTGCTAATCCATATCTGAAATGTTATAACCCAAACCAAAAAAAGATACTCCTTGGACAAATGACTAGGATTCAGAAAATGCTTAactatagaaaaaaatttttaaaggataGTTTTTTATGGTAGGATTTTACTCCTAGCAAGTGGGTAATAAAGAGAAAAAGGTTTATGTTTAGCAATGCCTATTAGGGATTTTTTCCAGTTACTTCGACATGAAGTACCTTTTAATACACAAAGTACATCCTTTAAATAACCGTAGCAAGGAGAGTGTACAAGAGAGACATCATGTTTGCTTTCTACAAATTTCTTTGAATCCTGACATAGTGGCCTTGCTTTAGGGTAGTATGAAGGATGTTAAGCTTCAAAGCAAGATGGAAGGCATTTTCTGATGAGGTGAGTGTTCAGTTCTGAGTTTCCTGATGCAGTTGGCATTCCAAGTGAACTTCACAGGAAGAGGTCAAAGCTTCAGTGTATAAACATCAGCATAACTGCTGTCCATTCCAGGGACTTGCCGTGAGGCATTGTTCAACCAATATGTGGTGAGATGTGTCTCTTTCCTCAAGGACTTTCAGAATAGAGTCCAGCCACCTTGCTCACTGGATCACATGCAGCCCTGAAGCATATACCATGTCATGGAAAGCCAAGTTTCAAGAATTAAAAATGCAGAGAGTAGTCACAATCCTGAGTGCTGAGAGGATTCAAAGAAAGACCAATAAAAAATGTCTAGGAAGTTCATGGCTGGGCCTGAAGATGAGAATTTCATTTTCAACCACGAAAGGAGTTCACCATCACCTAAGGACTGGGCTGCCTCTTGGGAGTAGGCTGACATGAAAATCCAAATCTACTGAGGGTCTATACATGGTAATTGGCAGAAAACATGATAGAACAAAACACATCAattcttttcttttaaggaaAATGGCTCCTAAGGGAGAGACTGAGGGTAGAGTCCTTATTCCACGGTCTTGTCTATTCAGCCATCCAGAGCTTGAAGGTCCTGTCATATGAGCAGGTGGCTATAAGCTGTCCATCAGAAGAAATGTCTAGACCCATCACTTTGCCTTCATGGCCAGCCAGAGTCTTCAAtggggaccagcctgggtgggtccagatcttggctGTGTTATCATAGGCACCAGTGAGCAAGAAGTTCCCATGGATAGCTattggagaaaagaaaggaatgtgtctgagaattcatcaaatattcaagagcttaccaaacaaacaaacaaaaaaaccaaaaaccacacacacacaaaaacaaaaacctgccCAAACATACTATTTTGAAAAAGAAGGCATTTCTATACCTAGAAAAACTAAAAACTCAACATACTaattctatggtttttttttttttggtaaaggggattgaactcaggggcacttaaacactgagccacatcctcaggcctgttctgtattttatttagacacagggtctcactgagttgcttagcactttgcttttgctgcagctggctttgaactggtgatcctcctgctcagcctcctgagctgctgggattacaggcatgcaccaccacgccaggCCTGGTTCTATATTCTTAGGAGGCCTCTAGGAAAAAGGGACAACCACAGGCAGACTGAGAAGTGACAAAAGAATCTAGCTCTTTCCTTGGTAGACAAGATTAATATTACTTTCCAGAATATCCTTAGAATGTCCATGGAGAAAAGAATGAAGCAAAGCATTCACAAGTCTTTActctcatggttttttttttttttttttttaatttttaagtgcttttattttttagttgaagatggaTATACTTATTtacttctatgtggtgctgaggctggaacccagtgcctcacacatgctaggcaagtgctctactgctgagtcacaactccagccccacttTCACGCTCTGCCATAGCTCTGCTCAGGGGTACAGCAGAGGAAGGAAATTGTAACTTGCTCCTCTACAGAGGTCAAATTTTCCCCTGTTCTACTTCTAAGTTAAGCTACAGCCTGGATTGCACTCCATTGATGTGCAGAACCTGTGTGGTGTTTAGGCCTAAAACAGGAGGGAGGCTTACGTTCAAATTTGACTCCAGTCACTAAATTCTGATGGGCAGGGATGGTATACACGCAACGTCGTTGTCGGAGGTCCCACACTTTGCAAGTGTTGTCACCACTGCCAGTTGCAATGTGGTAGCTGTGGATCAGATGTAGTATGAAAGTTAGAAAACAGAGTAGTGACTGACTAAGCACCCTCTCCACCCCTCACTCAATGAGCTTATTTTACCCattgggggagaaatttattccaTAGATTTCCTTCAGGTGGCCTTCTAGGAACATGATACAACGTCCTGTGCGTAGGTCCCAAACACGACCAAATGCATCCAGTCCCCtgacaaaataatatataaatgaaCACTTTGAATCCAGTTCTTTGGGGAAGCAGGCACATCTAAGAGGTGACACTACTCAGTTGCCCCGGCTTTGTGGAAGAAGCCTTACCCAGTGCCAGCCAAAGAGCCATCTTGATGGAAGGCAATGTCATACACACCCATGCTGTGGCCTTCCTGATGCAGGATCTCTTCTTGAGCTTCCAAATCCCATAAGCGCCATGAACGGTCATAGCTAAGAAAAGGAAGAATTACACTAGCAATCAACCAGCAGGTTGATTTGGTTTCCACAATGTGCAAGTTACTATCAGTATCTGTGGTTTAACTTAACGGTTCCAAAACTGTTCTTTCAACCATGTGAGTAAGAAATTCCTTTCTGGAACAAACAATGCTTCAACAGTTAAGAACACCTGTCTTAGGCACTAGCAGGGAAACCTTGAACTTGCTGTAAATCTACTCTAGTTAACTATTTTAAGAACAGAATTCCCTAAGAATGGCTCAGCAAAGATTCTCTTGCCTATATTCTCCTTTCATTTTATCATTATGTCTCCTTATTTGTTGAACTTTGTATATTATTTACATGGCCCTATATTGGATGCTGGGCATACAAAAACAAGACTGGAATAGAACAAAGTACAGAAACACACCCACATATATCTGGTCAAATGTTTTCAACAAAGGTGCCAAAGCAATTTCAACAGAGAAAGGAAAGTCTCTTCAATAACTGTGGTAGAACTGGCTAAGCATGTGGAAAAAGAccaaagaaaaagacaaattcaatttaaaaaagtactaagtggggctggggttgtgtttcagtggtagagcatggcactgggttcgatccttagtaccaaataaaaataaataaagaaaataaagatattgtgttcatctacaactaaaaaaaaaaaaaaaaaaaaaaaaagacaaatctttAACTAAACATTGCACAAAAGATATGCAAACAAATGGTAAACATACGACAAAGTATTCAATACCAACTGTCATTAGGGTAATAAGAATTAGAATATAAGATAGCACCACACAATGGCTACCTTAGACAAACTGGTAAGATTGACAACACCAAATGTTGGTAAGGATATGAAACAACCAGAATTCTTGGAATGTAAATGGTATAACCACTTTGAAACACTGCTTAGAAGTTTAAGAGTTTTATCCTCTGAACTCTCAATTGTACTTCTAGGAATTTactcaagagaaaggaaaaaaaaagcatgtcTGCAAAAAGCCTGGTATAAGAATATTTAGGGCAGCTTTATTCTGACTGATCAACAAGTCCGAGTGTCTATCACAGGACCAACTGTGGCGCATGCACACAATACACCActgctcagcaataaaaaggaactaCTGACACCTGCTACATGATTGAATCTTAAAAATGTTTCACTGGGTAAAAAGAAACCAGACACAAATGAGCTCAGACAGTCTGAATAGAGGTGATTCACTTATAAAGACAGAAATCAGATGAGTGGTTGTTTTGGAGAGGGGAACTGATTAGGAAGGGGCTTGAGAGAACTTTCTCTACATTGACACGGGTGTGGGTCACACAGATGGTAGGCAATTGTCAAGACTGAACTGTAAACTTAAACTCATCTCACCGGATGTTAATTTATACCTCAAAGAAAAAATTCACCACCAGATTCTAGCCTCACTGATACAGAACCAGAAAGAGAAATTGATTAGTTGCCAGAGAGATTTTAATACAAT
Encoded proteins:
- the Rnf183 gene encoding E3 ubiquitin-protein ligase RNF183; this encodes MTEPQGRELEAECPVCWNPFNNTFHTPKVLDCCHSFCVECLAHLSLVTPARRRLLCPLCRQPTVLASGQPVTDLPTDTAMLSLLRLEPHHVILEGRQLCLKDQPKSRYFLRQPRVYTLDLGLEPGNLTAPSQDTAPATRPMPIPIPSHYSLRECFRHPQFRIFAYLMAVILSVTLLLIFSIFWTKQFLWGVG